In the genome of Streptomyces sp. V2I9, one region contains:
- a CDS encoding IS630 family transposase has protein sequence MAERAQVREIDDDEGRRLLRIIRRGTGSVVTWRRAQMVLLSAQGMAVAKIAEVSFTSGDRVRDVIHNFNADGFDSLYPKYKGGRPKTFTLPERREIKKIAKSKPTEHDLPFSTWSLSKPADFLVAEGVIDDISHEGLRILLREEGVTFQRLKTWKTSRDPDYAAKKARVEHLYAIADGEVIPEDDEPEVVFCMDEFGPLNLMPHPGRQWAERSGRHKDPAREPRRRRRATYNRYGGVRHLFAALDLAKDKLYGHVKPIKRRTQFLEFCRYLRTLYPPETRIAIVCDNYSPHLTTKKCQRVGTWAAANNVEIAYTPTNSSWLNRIEAQFTALRYFTLDGTDHATHKEQGSMIRRYIIWRNRHADDGRLRAVVDRANVA, from the coding sequence GTGGCGGAACGAGCACAGGTCCGGGAGATCGACGATGACGAGGGCAGGCGGCTACTGCGGATCATCCGCAGGGGCACTGGGTCGGTGGTGACCTGGCGGCGGGCCCAGATGGTCCTGCTGTCCGCGCAGGGCATGGCCGTGGCGAAGATCGCCGAGGTGTCGTTCACCAGCGGCGACCGGGTCCGCGATGTGATCCACAACTTCAACGCCGACGGCTTCGACTCGCTCTACCCGAAATACAAAGGCGGTCGGCCGAAGACGTTCACACTGCCCGAGCGCCGCGAGATCAAGAAGATCGCCAAATCGAAGCCCACCGAGCACGACCTGCCGTTTTCCACCTGGAGTCTGTCCAAGCCGGCGGACTTCCTGGTCGCCGAGGGGGTGATCGACGACATCAGCCACGAGGGCCTGCGCATCCTGCTCCGCGAGGAAGGCGTCACCTTTCAACGCCTGAAGACTTGGAAGACCTCCCGCGACCCGGACTACGCCGCCAAGAAGGCCCGCGTCGAACACCTCTACGCGATCGCCGACGGCGAGGTCATACCCGAGGACGACGAGCCCGAAGTCGTCTTCTGTATGGACGAGTTCGGGCCGCTCAACCTGATGCCCCACCCCGGCCGGCAGTGGGCTGAACGCAGCGGCAGGCACAAAGACCCAGCTCGCGAACCCCGCCGCAGGCGCCGGGCCACCTACAACCGCTACGGCGGAGTACGGCACCTGTTCGCCGCACTCGACCTGGCCAAGGACAAGCTCTACGGCCACGTCAAGCCCATCAAGAGGCGGACGCAGTTCCTGGAGTTCTGCCGCTACCTGCGCACCCTCTACCCGCCCGAGACCCGCATCGCGATCGTCTGCGACAACTACTCCCCGCACCTGACCACGAAGAAATGCCAGCGGGTCGGCACCTGGGCTGCCGCGAACAACGTCGAGATCGCCTACACCCCTACCAACAGCTCCTGGCTCAACCGCATCGAGGCTCAGTTCACCGCTCTGCGCTACTTCACCCTCGACGGCACCGACCACGCCACCCACAAAGAACAAGGCAGCATGATCCGCCGCTACATCATCTGGCGAAACCGCCATGCCGACGACGGGCGCCTACGCGCCGTCGTCGACAGGGCGAACGTCGCCTGA
- a CDS encoding VOC family protein, producing the protein MRSRTGGMWWGTTIEAPDPSGLAKFYAELLDWHIGHEEPGTAIVAASPQGPFFVFQQAEGYRSPVWPPADGDQRPMMHFDFQVGDLDSAVAEAVALGATIAEFQPRENVRVLFDPAGHPFCLCRDDE; encoded by the coding sequence ATGCGATCTCGAACAGGCGGCATGTGGTGGGGCACCACGATCGAAGCGCCGGATCCCAGCGGTTTGGCGAAGTTCTATGCCGAACTCCTCGATTGGCACATCGGGCACGAAGAGCCGGGAACAGCCATCGTGGCCGCCTCACCGCAAGGACCGTTCTTCGTGTTCCAGCAGGCGGAGGGCTATCGGTCTCCGGTGTGGCCACCGGCCGACGGTGACCAGCGCCCGATGATGCACTTCGACTTCCAGGTCGGCGACCTGGACTCGGCGGTCGCCGAGGCGGTGGCCCTGGGCGCCACCATCGCGGAGTTCCAGCCGCGGGAAAACGTCCGGGTGCTCTTCGACCCGGCCGGCCATCCTTTCTGCCTGTGCCGCGACGACGAATAG
- a CDS encoding metallophosphoesterase — MRARYGVPLKVTAVGAAVGAAGLAYAAGFEARSFRLRRVTVPVLPHGARPLRVLQVSDIHMVSGQRKKRAWLQSLAGLRPDFVVNTGDNLSDPDAVPELLDALGPLMEFPGVYVFGSNDYYGPKLRNPARYLLEKMQGKHGLNGNAPAVGVVHNPWEPMRDAFDEAGWLNLSNTRGRLKLDGMELAFTGLDDPHIKRDRYAEVQGGPETDADLSIGVVHAPYLRSLDAFTADGYPLILAGHTHGGQLCIPFYGALVTNCDLDTDRVKGLSSHTVGDRRAYLHVSAGCGTNRYTPVRFACPPEATLLTLTPKA, encoded by the coding sequence ATGCGCGCACGCTACGGAGTACCCCTGAAAGTCACGGCAGTCGGCGCGGCGGTCGGCGCCGCCGGACTCGCCTACGCCGCCGGGTTCGAGGCCCGCTCGTTCCGCCTGCGACGGGTCACCGTTCCGGTACTCCCGCACGGGGCACGCCCGTTGCGCGTGCTCCAGGTCTCCGACATCCACATGGTGAGCGGTCAGCGCAAGAAGCGCGCCTGGTTGCAGTCGCTCGCCGGGCTGCGCCCCGACTTCGTCGTGAACACCGGCGACAACCTCTCGGACCCGGACGCCGTGCCGGAGCTGCTCGACGCGCTCGGTCCGCTGATGGAGTTCCCAGGGGTGTACGTCTTCGGCTCCAACGACTACTACGGCCCGAAACTGCGCAACCCGGCCCGCTACCTCCTGGAGAAGATGCAGGGCAAGCACGGCCTGAACGGCAACGCACCCGCGGTCGGCGTCGTCCACAACCCGTGGGAGCCGATGCGCGACGCCTTCGACGAGGCGGGCTGGCTGAACCTGTCGAACACGCGGGGCCGGCTCAAGCTCGACGGCATGGAGCTGGCGTTCACCGGCCTGGACGACCCGCACATCAAGCGGGACCGGTACGCCGAGGTCCAGGGCGGCCCGGAGACCGACGCCGACCTCTCCATCGGCGTGGTCCACGCCCCGTACCTGCGCTCCCTGGACGCCTTCACGGCCGACGGCTATCCCCTGATCCTGGCGGGTCACACGCACGGCGGCCAGCTGTGCATCCCGTTCTACGGAGCACTGGTCACCAACTGCGACCTGGACACGGACCGGGTGAAGGGCCTGTCGAGCCACACGGTGGGCGACCGCCGCGCCTACCTCCACGTCTCCGCGGGCTGCGGAACCAACCGCTACACCCCGGTCCGCTTCGCCTGCCCCCCGGAAGCCACCCTGCTGACGCTGACGCCGAAGGCTTGA
- a CDS encoding GatB/YqeY domain-containing protein: MTTLKSKLKEDLHTAMKARDELTSSTLRLTLTAITKEEVSGTSARELSDDEVQKVIAKEAKKRREAAEAFAQGGRTEQAEREKAEGLILDGYLPQQLTDDELNAIVASAVEEAKAAGAEGPRAMGAVMKIVNPKVAGLAEGGRVAAAVKQRLAG, encoded by the coding sequence ATGACCACGCTCAAGTCCAAGCTCAAGGAAGACCTCCACACCGCCATGAAGGCGCGCGACGAGCTGACCTCGTCCACCCTTCGGCTCACCCTCACCGCGATCACGAAGGAAGAGGTCAGCGGTACGTCGGCGCGCGAGCTCTCCGACGACGAGGTGCAGAAGGTGATCGCCAAGGAGGCGAAGAAGCGCCGTGAGGCGGCCGAGGCGTTCGCCCAGGGCGGCCGGACCGAGCAGGCCGAGCGGGAGAAGGCGGAGGGCCTGATCCTCGACGGCTACCTGCCCCAGCAGCTCACCGACGACGAGCTGAACGCGATCGTGGCGTCCGCCGTCGAGGAGGCGAAGGCCGCCGGAGCCGAGGGGCCGCGCGCGATGGGCGCCGTCATGAAGATCGTCAACCCGAAGGTGGCCGGTCTCGCCGAGGGCGGCCGGGTCGCCGCCGCGGTGAAGCAGCGCCTCGCCGGCTGA
- a CDS encoding transglycosylase domain-containing protein, giving the protein MPKTRSGGGLTTTQQAAKFLGVAALSGAVLAGIALPAAGALGLAAKGTVEGFDEIPSNLKTPPLSQRTTIQDRDGGTIATVYSRDRTVVPLKDISPYMQDAIIAIEDSRFYEHGAVDLKGILRAMNRNVQAGGTAQGASTLTQQYVKNVFVEEAGDDPEKVAEATQQTLGRKVRELKYAIQVEEELGKKKILENYLNITFFGQQAYGVEAASQRYFSKSAKDLKLEEAALLAGLVQSPSRYDPVNDTEEATKRRNTVLARMAAVDTISRAEADKAMETPIKLRVSRPKNGCITAVSGSGFFCDYVRKTILTDTAFGKTEEDRAKLWNLGGLTIRTTLDPRAQKAANEAATAKVNKADKFAASVVQVQPGSGKILSMGQSRPYGLDQKQNETVLNLAVSNKMGGSTYGFQVGSTFKPFTAAAALEKGISPATSFSSDWKMTLQERDFRNCSGAPAGHAPWELQNELESEKGTWDMTSALGKSINTYFAMLEQKAGLCETVEMAKKVGYERGDGKKIGEYPSITLGGEVSTPLSMAGAYAAFANRGTYCTPIAIESIKDPQGKNVPVPKTSCSRAMSERTADTINQMLKGVVEDGTGTQAGLSDRDNAGKTGTTNDRKDAWFVGYTPNLSTAVWVGDDIGEKSSMFGVTIGGQYYDKVCGGCLPGPIWRIAMTGALNASETPGFNPVPVPRGKEKEDKEEGDQDQGRDRGRGRGDDGRDDRKPGDDGNRFPGIELPDGVIGGPGRGGGTEGP; this is encoded by the coding sequence ATGCCAAAAACGCGCTCGGGCGGGGGTCTCACCACGACCCAGCAGGCCGCAAAGTTCCTCGGTGTCGCCGCGCTCTCCGGAGCTGTCCTGGCAGGCATCGCGCTGCCCGCAGCCGGAGCGCTGGGGCTCGCCGCGAAGGGGACGGTCGAAGGCTTCGACGAGATCCCCTCCAACCTCAAGACCCCGCCGCTCAGCCAGCGGACCACGATCCAGGACCGCGACGGCGGCACCATCGCCACGGTCTACTCCCGTGACCGCACGGTCGTCCCGCTCAAGGACATCTCGCCGTACATGCAGGACGCGATCATCGCGATCGAGGACTCCCGCTTCTACGAGCACGGCGCGGTCGACCTCAAGGGCATCCTGCGCGCCATGAACCGCAACGTACAGGCGGGCGGGACCGCGCAGGGCGCGTCGACCCTCACCCAGCAGTACGTGAAGAACGTCTTCGTCGAGGAGGCGGGCGACGACCCGGAGAAGGTCGCGGAGGCCACGCAGCAGACGCTCGGCCGCAAGGTCCGCGAGCTGAAGTACGCGATCCAGGTCGAGGAGGAACTCGGCAAGAAGAAGATCCTGGAGAACTATCTCAACATCACGTTCTTCGGGCAGCAGGCGTACGGCGTCGAGGCCGCGTCCCAGCGTTACTTCTCCAAGAGCGCCAAGGACCTCAAGCTGGAGGAGGCCGCACTGCTCGCCGGCCTCGTCCAGTCGCCGAGCCGCTACGACCCGGTCAACGACACGGAGGAGGCGACCAAGCGCCGCAACACCGTGCTGGCACGGATGGCCGCGGTCGACACCATCTCGCGGGCCGAGGCCGACAAGGCCATGGAGACGCCCATCAAGCTGAGGGTGTCCCGGCCGAAGAACGGCTGCATCACCGCCGTCAGCGGCTCCGGCTTCTTCTGCGACTACGTCCGCAAGACGATCCTCACCGACACCGCCTTCGGCAAGACCGAGGAGGACCGGGCCAAGCTCTGGAACCTCGGCGGCCTGACCATCCGGACCACACTGGACCCGCGCGCGCAGAAGGCCGCCAACGAGGCCGCCACCGCGAAGGTCAACAAGGCCGACAAGTTCGCGGCATCCGTGGTGCAGGTCCAGCCGGGCAGCGGCAAGATCCTCTCGATGGGCCAGTCCCGCCCGTACGGACTGGACCAGAAGCAGAACGAGACCGTGCTGAACCTCGCCGTGAGCAACAAGATGGGCGGCAGCACCTACGGCTTCCAGGTCGGCTCGACGTTCAAGCCGTTCACCGCGGCGGCGGCGCTGGAGAAGGGCATCAGCCCGGCGACGTCGTTCTCCTCGGACTGGAAGATGACGCTCCAGGAGCGCGACTTCCGCAACTGCTCCGGCGCTCCGGCCGGGCACGCGCCCTGGGAGCTCCAGAACGAGCTGGAGTCCGAGAAGGGCACCTGGGACATGACGAGCGCGCTCGGCAAGTCCATCAACACCTACTTCGCGATGCTGGAGCAGAAGGCCGGCCTCTGCGAGACCGTCGAGATGGCCAAGAAGGTCGGCTACGAGCGCGGCGACGGCAAGAAGATCGGGGAGTACCCCTCGATCACCCTCGGCGGCGAGGTCAGCACCCCGCTCTCCATGGCCGGCGCGTACGCCGCGTTCGCCAACCGGGGCACGTACTGCACGCCGATCGCCATCGAGTCCATCAAGGACCCGCAGGGCAAGAACGTCCCCGTGCCGAAGACGTCCTGCTCGCGGGCGATGAGCGAGCGGACCGCGGACACCATCAACCAGATGCTCAAGGGCGTCGTGGAGGACGGCACCGGGACGCAGGCCGGACTCAGCGACCGGGACAACGCGGGCAAGACCGGTACGACGAACGACCGCAAGGACGCCTGGTTCGTCGGCTACACGCCGAACCTCTCCACCGCGGTGTGGGTCGGCGACGACATCGGCGAGAAGAGCTCGATGTTCGGCGTCACCATCGGCGGCCAGTACTACGACAAGGTCTGCGGCGGCTGCCTGCCCGGCCCGATCTGGCGCATCGCGATGACCGGGGCGCTGAACGCCTCCGAGACTCCGGGCTTCAACCCGGTCCCCGTGCCTCGCGGCAAGGAGAAGGAGGACAAGGAGGAGGGTGACCAGGACCAGGGCCGTGACCGCGGCCGCGGTCGGGGCGACGACGGCCGCGATGACCGCAAGCCCGGCGACGACGGCAACCGGTTCCCCGGCATCGAACTCCCGGACGGCGTGATCGGCGGACCGGGCAGGGGCGGCGGCACCGAGGGCCCCTGA
- a CDS encoding WhiB family transcriptional regulator — MGWVTDWSAQAACRTTDPDELFVQGAAQNRAKAVCTGCPVRTECLADALDNRVEFGVWGGMTERERRALLRRRPTVTSWRRLLETARSEYERSTGILPGVIGLEDEELQETYAAVG, encoded by the coding sequence ATGGGCTGGGTAACCGACTGGAGTGCGCAGGCAGCCTGCCGCACTACCGATCCGGATGAACTGTTCGTACAAGGGGCAGCGCAGAACAGAGCCAAGGCGGTGTGCACCGGATGTCCGGTGCGGACCGAGTGCCTGGCCGACGCGCTGGACAACCGCGTCGAATTCGGCGTGTGGGGCGGCATGACGGAACGGGAGCGCCGCGCGCTGCTGCGCCGTCGGCCCACCGTCACGTCGTGGCGCCGCCTGCTGGAGACCGCACGCAGCGAGTACGAGCGGTCCACCGGCATCCTGCCCGGAGTCATCGGGCTGGAGGACGAGGAGCTGCAGGAGACGTACGCCGCGGTGGGGTAG
- a CDS encoding ArsA family ATPase → MSADASGTRRSTGTGRGAGTAGSDVAGVAPDAGASLDVDGLLDDPDIRIVVCCGSGGVGKTTTAAALGVRAAERGRKAVVLTIDPARRLAQSMGIDQLDNVPRQVDGITGDGELHAMMLDMKRTFDETVEAHADAERAKAILENPFYQSLSAGFAGTQEYMAMEKLGQLRARDAWDLIIVDTPPSRSALDFLDAPKRLGSFLDGKFIRLLMAPAKVGGRAGMKFLNVGMSMMSGTLGKLLGGQFLRDVQTFVAAMDTMFGGFRSRADATYKLLQAPGTAFLVVATPERDALREAAYFVERLAAEDMPLAGLVLNRVHGSEAARLSAEQALTAAENLDDARIVDQEAGKAGLGDREAPAPAVTTPGPTEPPLSPEAEPASGPEHQDTTDTTTDARDETGGIGTSTDASIDTSGDTDDADEDDADEIDVIGIEELTAGLLRLHAERMQVVAREGVTRDRFTALHPEVAVTAVAALPGDVHDLDGLRAIGDRLAEGSAPAPA, encoded by the coding sequence ATGAGCGCGGACGCATCCGGTACGAGGAGGAGCACGGGGACGGGCAGGGGGGCGGGGACGGCCGGATCGGACGTGGCCGGTGTGGCCCCGGACGCCGGCGCGTCCCTCGACGTCGACGGGCTGCTGGACGACCCGGACATCCGGATCGTCGTGTGCTGCGGTTCCGGCGGGGTCGGCAAGACGACGACGGCCGCCGCCCTCGGTGTACGGGCCGCCGAGCGCGGCCGTAAGGCCGTCGTCCTCACCATCGACCCGGCCCGGCGGCTCGCCCAGTCCATGGGCATCGACCAGCTGGACAACGTCCCCCGGCAGGTCGACGGCATCACGGGCGACGGCGAACTGCACGCCATGATGCTCGACATGAAGCGGACCTTCGACGAGACCGTCGAGGCCCACGCGGACGCCGAACGGGCGAAGGCCATCCTGGAGAACCCCTTCTACCAGTCCCTGTCGGCCGGATTCGCCGGTACGCAGGAGTACATGGCGATGGAGAAGCTCGGGCAGCTGCGGGCACGCGACGCGTGGGACCTCATCATCGTCGACACCCCTCCCTCGCGCTCCGCGCTGGACTTCCTGGACGCGCCGAAGCGGCTGGGATCCTTCCTGGACGGGAAGTTCATCCGGCTGCTGATGGCGCCCGCGAAGGTGGGCGGCCGGGCCGGGATGAAATTCCTCAATGTCGGCATGTCGATGATGAGCGGCACGCTGGGCAAGCTGCTCGGCGGCCAGTTCCTGCGGGACGTCCAGACGTTCGTCGCCGCGATGGACACCATGTTCGGCGGCTTCCGCAGCCGTGCGGACGCCACGTACAAGCTGCTCCAGGCCCCCGGCACGGCCTTCCTCGTGGTGGCGACGCCGGAGCGGGACGCGCTGCGCGAGGCCGCCTACTTCGTGGAACGGCTGGCCGCCGAGGACATGCCGCTGGCCGGTCTGGTCCTCAACCGCGTGCACGGCAGCGAGGCCGCGCGGCTCTCGGCCGAGCAGGCGCTGACCGCCGCGGAAAATCTTGACGACGCCCGCATTGTGGATCAGGAGGCCGGGAAAGCTGGCCTTGGTGACCGGGAAGCTCCCGCCCCTGCCGTCACCACCCCCGGACCGACCGAGCCGCCCCTCTCCCCCGAGGCCGAGCCGGCGTCCGGACCCGAGCACCAGGACACGACGGACACCACCACGGACGCACGCGACGAGACCGGCGGGATCGGCACATCCACCGACGCATCCATCGACACGTCCGGAGACACCGACGACGCGGATGAGGACGACGCGGACGAGATCGACGTCATCGGCATCGAGGAACTGACGGCGGGTCTGCTGCGCCTGCATGCCGAACGCATGCAGGTCGTCGCCCGCGAGGGCGTCACCCGCGACCGCTTCACCGCGCTCCACCCCGAGGTGGCGGTGACGGCCGTGGCGGCGCTGCCCGGCGATGTACACGACCTGGACGGCCTCCGGGCCATCGGCGACCGCCTCGCGGAGGGTTCCGCCCCGGCTCCGGCCTGA